Within Epilithonimonas zeae, the genomic segment GTAAACAGGAGTTCCTCCGCCAAGACTTAAAATAATGTTGTCTTCTGAATTTAAAATTTCTTCCAAAATCCTTTTTTCCTCTTTTCGAAAGAAGATTTCACCCTTGTTTTGGAAGATTTCTGGGATTGTTTGCTGGTGCTCTTCAGAAATCTTTTGGTCAAGGTCAATTAATGTGAAATTTATTTTTTGGCTCAAGTTTTTGGAAATGTGAGATTTACCACTACCCATATATCCCAATAGAGAAATAATCATAATTTTATTTTAAACAAAGTTCGAAAAAAATTTTGAGATTTTAAAAAAAGCCCTATCTTTGCACCACTCTAAACGGAACAACATATGTTGCTAAGTTTAAGAAGTGGCCGACCTGGTAGCTCAGCTGGTAGAGCAATACACTTTTAATGTATGGGTCCTGGGTTCGAATCCCAGCCAGGTCACTAGCAAATAAATCCGTAGCGATACGGTTTTTTTTTGCCTGCGTGGTGAAATTGGTAGACACGCCATCTTGAGGGGGTGGTTTCCTAAGGATGTGCTGGTTCGAGTCCAGTCGCAGGCACTGCAAAAATAATCGATAAAAGATAAGTCGGTAATTGATTTGTAATTTCTAATCATTTATCTCTCATCAATTATCATTCATCAAAGACCGACCTGGTAGCTCAGCTGGTAGAGCAATACACTTTTAATGTATGGGTCCTGGGTTCGAATCCCAGCCAGGTCACAATTTACGCAAGTAAATTTTTTTCATATTAATATTTTGTGATTTGGTGTAGAAGCTTCTTGTAAAAGAAGCTTCTTTTTTTGTTTTAAATCTTAATGTTAGTCCAGATGAAGGTTATCAATTAATCTTACGCTTCCAACGTTCACAACTATAAAAGCTCTGTAGTTTTTGTTTTCTGATAAAGAGTCAACCTCTTTTAAAGTTTCTTCGTCTGCAATTATAAAATATTCCAAATCCATTTCTCCCTGGTTGAAGATCTTTTCAACCCTTTCCTTAATTTCATAAACATTTAAAGTTTTTGTCCAGTCATTAACCTGCTTCAAAGACTTATATATAAGAGAGGAAGTTTCTTTTTCAGTTTCAGAAAGTCTCATATTGCGGGAACTCATAGCAAGGCCATTTTCTTCTCTATGAATTTTTACGCCGTGAATTTTAATTTTCAAATCCAAAACTTCAACCAGTTTTTCGATGATTTTCAATTGCTGAAAATCCTTTTCTCCAAAATACGCATTGTCTGGTTGTACTTGTCGGAATAATTCTTCTACGACTGTTCCAACTCCATCGAAGTGTCCTGGTCTGGCAGCTCCTTCCATTTCGTTTTCGATTCCTCCAAAATTGTAGCGTTTTCTCTCCATTCCGTTAGGGTAGATATCTTCAACTCTCGGAATATATACTGCATCTACAAGCTTAGAGTTTTCTAGTTTTTTAATATCGTCTTCAATAGTTCGAGGATATTTTTCAAGATCTTCAGGATTGTTAAACTGAGTAGGATTAACAAAAATAGAAGATATAACAATGTTATTCTCTTTTCTTGCTTCCTCATAAAGTGAAATATGTCCTGCGTGTAAAGCGCCCATTGTCGGCGCGAAACCTATTGATTTGCCTTGTTTTTTTTGAGTATTAATATAATTGGAAAATGAATTGTAGTCGTAGAAAACCTGCATTATTATATTGATGTTTATAGTTCAAAGGTAATAGTTTTTTTGGATTGATATTATTAGAATCTAGATAGTTTCATTCAAATCTAAAAAACATTTATAGAGTAAAATTGTAATTGAGTGACTTATAATGTTTAATAAACCCATTGTTTCATTTAGAAATTAACATTTGGTTATAATTAACTTGTTGATATATAATATGTTTGAATGTTAAGTATTAATATTAAGGAAAATAAATGTTTTGATTTAATTTTTTGTAATTTTGCAAAATGAAGTTTTTGTACTTCGTTTAAAGTAAATTTTATGCCTAATCAAAAGATTTTATACGTTACTACGGAAATGTTTCCCTACCAAGAGGAGACAAATATCGGGAGCTTGGTACACAAAATGGCGCTGAAAATGCACGGCGGAGGTAACGATGTAAGGGTTTTTATGCCTAGATTCGGACAAATCAGTGAAAGAAAATTCCAATTACACGAGGTAATCAGACTTTCTGGGATGAACATCATTATTAATGATCTGGATCAACCATTGATTATTAAAGTTGCTTCTTTACCTGGTGAGCGTCTGCAGGTTTATTTCATTGATAATGAAGAGTACTTCAAAAGAAAACAATATTATTTTGATGACGAAGGAGCACCATTTGAAGATAACAACGAGAGAGCTGTTTTCTTTGCAAGAGGTGTTATAGAAACTATCAAAAAACTAAATTGGGTTCCAGATGTTATCCATTTAAATGGATGGATGTCAGCTTTAATCCCGATTTATTTAAAAACTTATTACAAAGACGATACTTATTTCAAAGATACCAAAATTGTTCTTTCTGTGTATAATGAGGATGATATTCCGTTGAATGAAAATACCAAAGAAATTTTGGAATTCGATAATATTTCTGGTCTACAATCGTTAGATAAACCAAGCTTCTTGAATTTTGTTAATGCAAGTATGGATTATGTAGATGTCATCGTAAAAGGAAATGAATTTCTTGAAGAAAAACTTGAGGAGGCTTATGGGAAAGCAGATGCTGAAAAATCAGACTATCTGAATGCAGATTCTATAGCTCAGGTTTATTAATTACTATTGTTCATAAAATAATGATAAAAATAAAAACATTAATGAAGTTGCTTCCGTTCTTGTTGATGGGAGTAATTGTATTAAATTCTTGTGAAGGAGATTTAGATGATCTAGGGTCTCAATTGGTGGAAGGAGCAGATGGTGCGGATCAAGCATATAGTATTATCGCTTACAATATTAATAATAATGATGTTATCCAATCAGATGCTTCTAAACTGGATAGTGTTAGAATAGGTAATTTTGAAGAGGATGTTTTCGGAAGTCAGAAAGTATCATACCTTACTCAGCTAAGATTGGATACTTATAATCCTGATTTTGGAAAAAACCCTGTTATCGACTCTGTAGTGCTTACTTTGAAACCGAGATATGCAACAGCTACGGATTCTATTACAACTACTACTAATGAAGATTATGTTTATCCAGATGGTTCAGTTGCTGCTAAAAAGGTAGTTACGACATATCCTGTAAGCAAATACGGAAGAACCAAAAACGGAAAAGATAAATTAATAGTTAATATAAAAGTGAATGAAGTCACCGACTTTATGGGCGGAGCTTCAGATTCATTATCTTCTAATAAAGCTTTTGCGATAGGTTCGCAGATTGGATCTAAGTCTTTCAATGGGACTGTGAATTCAGTTGTAATTACTAAAGATTCAGATGGTTCAGAATTGTTGAACCGAAGCGTTTCTATGAGAATAAAACTGGATAGTGCATTTTTCCAAAATAAAATTATCGCTAAACAAGGTAATCAGGTTTTAAAGGATGCGGCTTCTTTTATCAGGTATTTTAAGGGAATCAGCATTTCTGTTGATGAGCCAAAAGGTTACCTTTTTTCTATGGCACCTAACGATGCAGGAATTGTAATTTATTATAAGAATGATGTTACTGCAACAGATGGAACCGTTACAAGGACAAAAGCACAAACTACTTTGAATTTAGGATCTGGTAATACTCATTTTAGTCATATTGTTTTTAATAAATCCTCAGATTATAGCAATGCTATGACTGCAGCAACCAATGTCAAAGATTTGGATAATCCTTTAGTACCACAGTATACAGTAAATCCTGCATCTAAAATATATATGCAAGGAATGGGAGGAAGTAGTATTGGTTTGAGAATTCCTGCTGGTACTATTTTAGCGCTTAAAAAACTATATAAGGAGAATAAAGTAGGAATCGTTTCTGCAAAACTTCGTTTATTCAATGATGATATAACTTGGAAAAATTCTTACAGAAAACCAAGCAGTTTAATCGTTCGTCAAAATAATGAAACTGGATTTTTACCAGATATGACAGAGTTGGCTAGTGCAGGCTATTCATTAATAAAAACAGCTAATCTTTCTACGGAAAATGCATCTTATGATATAGGAATTACTGCTTCTTTAAAGAAAATTATCGAAGATGAGACCTATGATGTTACAAAAGGAAAAGACTTTATTGTTAATGTCGGAAGTTATTTAAGTGATGCCTCTACTGGTCTTTTATTAGGACAAGCATATAATGACAGAGCTTATAACCCGTACCGTATCGTGCTTAAAGGAACAGATATAAATAATCTGGGTAATGCGGGTGAAAAAATATTAAATACTTCTAAGGTAGCTCAGCTTAGAATAATATATACTAAAAAATAAAAACATAAACTATGTGTGGAATTGTTGGATATACAGGTTTTAGAGATGCATATGATATAGTAATCAACGGGTTGCGTCGTCTGGAATATCGTGGTTATGACAGCGCTGGGATTATTTTAGAATCTCAAAAAGGAGATTTAGAAGTTAAAAAAACCAAAGGAAAAGTAGACGATCTTGTCGCAATTTCCAAAGGTTTGAAAGAAACTGCCAAATTGGGAATGGGTCACACAAGATGGGCTACACACGGTATTCCTAGTGATAACAATTCTCATCCACACCTTTCTAATAATGGTAAAATAGCGATTGTTCATAATGGTATTATAGAAAATTATGATACGATTAAAACAATGCTTATCAATAAAGAATACGAATTTAAATCCGAAACTGATACAGAAGTTTTAGTAAATCTTATCCAGTATTTTATGGATAAAGAGCCTACTTTAGACTTTCCAGAAGCCGTAAGATATGCTTTGAACGAAGTTTATGGCGCTTATGCGGTTTCTGTGATGCACGAAGATTTTCCGGGACAGTTAGTAGTTGCAAGATTAGGTTCTCCTTTAGCTGTTGGTATTGGTGAAAACGAATATTTTGTTGCTTCTGATGCTTCACCTTTTGTTGAATTTACAAAGGAAGCAGTGTATTTGGAAGAAGGTCACATGGCTACAATCTCTTTAGAATCTGGAATTGACATCAGAACTATTAAAGAAAATGCTAAAATCGAACCTGCTATTCAAGAGCTAAGACTTAATCTTGAACAAATAGAGAAAGGTGGGTATGACCATTTTATGTTAAAAGAAATCTTTGAGCAGCCAAAGTCTATTCATGATACAATGAGAGGCCGTCTTTTGGTTGATGAAGGAATCATTAAAATGGCTGGGATCTGGGATCATTTAGATAGATTAACTAATGCGGAAAGAATTATCATCATTGCTTGTGGTACTTCTTGGCACGCTGGATTAATTGGTGAATATCTAATTGAAGAATTTGCAAGAGTTCCAGTAGAAGTAGAATATGCTTCAGAGTTCAGATACAGAAACCCAATTATTAGTTCGAAAGATGTTGTAATTGCAATTTCGCAATCGGGTGAAACTGCTGATACAATGGCTGCTATCAAATTGGCTAAAGAAAAAGGAGCTTTCGTTTTTGGAATTTGCAATGTTGTAGATTCTTCAATTGCTCGTTACACAGATGCTGGTGCTTATACACACGCTGGACCAGAAATTGGTGTAGCTTCTACAAAAGCTTTCACAGCACAATTAACAATATTATCATTAATTGCAATTAAGTTAGGAAACCATAATGGAAATCTTGGAAAAGCAGATTTCATGAGATTAATTACCGAATTGGATGCTATTCCGAAAAAAGTAGAAGATGTTCTTAATTCTGTAGATGAAACAGTGAAAACAATTGCTTCCAAATTTGTTGATGCTACCAATTTCTTGTATTTAGGTAGAGGTTACAATTTCCCTGCGGCTTTGGAAGGAGCTCTTAAACTAAAAGAGATTTCTTATATCCACGCAGAAGGGTATCCTGCTGCTGAAATGAAGCACGGACCTATTGCTTTAATTGATGAAAATATGCCAATCGTTATTATTGCTCCGAAAGTTGGGCATTATGATAAGATTGTAAGCAATGTACAAGAAATCAAAGCTAGAAAAGGAAAAGTAATTGCAATTGTTAACAAAGGCGATACACAAGTTTCTGCAATGGCGGACTATATTATAGAGATTCCTGAGACTTCAGAATGTTTCTCTCCAATCTTAGCATCTATACCTTTGCAGCTGTTGTCATATTATATTGCTGTGGCTAGAGGAGCTAATGTAGATCAGCCTAGAAACCTGGCAAAATCAGTTACTGTAGAATAATTTTGTAGTTTGTGAAATATTCTTTAACAAATTACGTTTTCAATTAAAATTGATAATTATTCATAAAAAAAATTATATATTTACCGCTTAATTTCTTTAAAATAGGATGAAAAGGATATTATTTATATTGTTGTCAACTTCGGTTATCATTTCTTGTTCCAAAGGTGGAGGGAAAGGTATTACAGGTAACCCCGGAATCAAGGGTGAACTTGTTCCAAGAGGATCTTCAAAATCATTTATAGCAGAAAGACCTTATGGGATGGTTCCAATTCCTGGTGGATCTTTTGTAATGGGTATGGCAGATCAGGACTTTGCGAGTACACCGGAAAAAGCAATGCCAAAAACAGTGACCGTTTCTTCCTTTTTTATGGATGAGACAGAAGTTACAAACGCAGAATATCGTGTTTTTATCAATGCTGTTAGAGATTCAATTGCCAGAGGCTTATTAGCTGAAGCTGCTGGAGAAGGTGGAGGAGAAGAAGGCGGAAACGGCGGGTCTATTGCTGACTATGCTTATGCTTCTAAAAAAACTGGAGAAGATGCAAGTCCTTATCAGAAATTTTTGGAATCTCAGGGTGGTAGAGATGGTTACGATGAATCTAAAAAATTAGATAAAAAAGTACCATTAACTTATAATACTTCAGCTTATCCGGATGAGAAGTATGCAGAGGTTTTAGAATCTATGTATTTACCTGCTGAAAAGAGAATCAATAATGAAAGAATCATTGATTGGTCCAAGATTAAATATAATTATCAGTGGGAAGATGTTGCTTCTGCGGTAAAAGATAAAGATAGAGGAACAAAATATCTTAAAAAAGAAAGTATTGCCGTTTATCCAGACACCACAGTTTGGGTTAAGGATTTTAACTACGCTTATAACGAACCTTTGTTTGATCAATATTTTTGGCATAATGCTTATAAAGAATATCCTGTTGTTGGTGTAACTTGGGATCAGGCTAGAGCTTATTGTGATTTCAAAACTAAAATCAAAACAGATTATAACAACAGCCTTAAAAAGAAAAAGCAAAAAGCTATGAGATTCCGTCTTCCAACAGAATCTGAATGGGAATATGCTGCAAAAGGGGGAATCCAAAATGCTACTTATCCTTGGGGAGGACCTTATTTGCAAGATGACAGAGGTTGCTACTTAGCCAACTTCAAACCTAAAAGAGGTACTTATATTGAAGATGAGAAAAAAGGAACTTATACTTACACAGGTCCTGTGAAAAAATTCCCTAAAAATGGATACGGATTGTATGATATGGCAGGAAATGTTGCAGAATGGACAGAGTCTCCTTACAACAACTCAACTTACGAATTCTCATCAACTTTAAATCCATATTTATCTAACCAGGCTTACAGAGAAGTTAAGAAAACTGTAAGAGGTGGTTCTTGGAAAGATGTAGGTTATCTATTGATGACTGGATACAGAGATTGGGAAAGAAAAGATTCTGCAAGAAGTTATATCGGGTTCAGAACAATCCAGGATATTCCAGCTGGAGCAGGTAAATTCACGAGAAAAACAAAATAAATTATAAAATAAACTAACTTTTACTAACTAACTAAAAATTGAAAAAATGTTTAAAACTAAAGAATCAATAACTAACTTTGTTTATTCGTTTGGTGCAGCTATCGTAATCTTAGGTGCTTTATTCAAAATGACGCACTGGCACGTAGGACCTATTACTGGTAACGTAGCACTTGCTGCAGGTTTGATTACTGAAGCAATCATCTTCTTGTTCTTCGCATTCGATCCACCAGTAAAAGAAGAGCATTATGCTTGGGAAAACGTTTACCCAGAATTATTGGATGAGTCTGCTGAGAGACAACCAAGAAAAGTTGTTGCTAAAGTAGAAAATAAAGAATTGGAAGTTTCATTATCCGACAAGCTTGACAAAATGTTAGTTGATGCTAAATTAGACGTAAGCTTATTCGAAAGATTAAGAGGTGGAATTGATAAATTTTCTTCTTCTGTAGATCAAATCAACCAAACTGTAGATGTTTCTGCTTCTACTCACAAATATAACGAGCAATTGAATCTTGCCGCTTCTCACCTAGAGAGCATGAATGCTTTATATGCTTTACAATTGGAACAAGGACAAAAGCAGTCTGAGTTCAGCAAAAAATATGTTGAAGATATCCAGAAATCTGCAGCACAATCAGAAAAATTCAATGAGGAATTACAAGGTTTAACTTCTAATCTTAATAGCCTTAACAGAGTTTACGGTGGTATGCTTAGCGCAATGAAGTCTTAATCCCTATCATTTTAATTATTGTTTAACATTTAAATTATTGTATTAAAATGGCAGGAGGTAAACAGACACCACGTCAGAAGATGATTAACCTGATGTATTTGGTTTTCATTGCGATGCTTGCAATGCAGATCGATCAGGAAATCATCAGATCATATAAAGATACCAATCAATCATTAACTGATACCAGACTTACAGTTCAGGACAAGAATGATAAGATTTTCAAAAAGACTTTAGAGGCTAAAGCTGTTTCTTCACCAGAAACATATGGTCCATTGTTAGACCAGTATAAAGGCTTAGAAGGAAAAACTAACGAACTAGTTAATTTTATCGAAGACCTTAAAACTAAAATGAGCACCGAAGCTGAGTATAATCCTACTCTGGCTGTTGAAGAAAGTTTTACTGCTCTTAACAATACTGAGCCGGCTACTAATAATTTCTTTAAAGATGGTGATGAAAAAAATCCATCTAAAACAGCTACAGATCTTCAAGCTAAGATTAATGGCTTAAGAGATTTTATTGTAAGTTCTTTCGGAGCTAATCCTCAATTGAAAGATGTTGCTGAAAGAGCTAAGAAAACACTTGTCGCAGATTTTCCTAAGGGAGATAAAAGAGCTGCAAAAGGGTGGATCCAGTATAAATTTTATAACCAACCATTAGTTGCTGCACTTTCTAACTTAGAAGTTATACAGTCAGAAGCTAGAAACTTGCAGTCAGATGCAATCACTTCTATGCTTCAGGAGAAAGTGGATGCTGATATCAAATTTGATGCTTACGAAGCTTTAGTATCTGGACCAAGTTCAGTTATGAAAGGTGAACCAGCTCAAATTAAAGTGGCGATCGGAACTTTTGCTAGTTCAGTTCCTGGTTTATCAATCACTGGAGCGCAGGTTGTAAATGGACAAGGGGTTATTACTCCTAATACAGGTTCTACTGGAGAGCAGAAGTTCCAGGGAACTATTACATTCAATGACAAAAACGGAAAAGCACATTCACTTCCATATGCTCATACACTTAATGTCGTTTCTGGTGCAGAAGCACTTAAAGAGCAAAGTGGTGCAATCTTAGCAGCTGATAAGATGAATGTTCTTTATAGAGGACTTTCTAACCCTGTTTCGGGGTCAATCCTGGGTGCAGATCTTAGTGCAACTACTTTATCAGCAGCGGGTGCATCTGTAAGCGGAAGTAGTGGAAAATGGAATGTTACACCTGGTGCTGGTAATGAGGTTACACTTACAATTGCTGGAAAATCACCAAGTGGAAAAACAATTTCTCAGCCTTTCAAATTTAGAGTTAAAAATATCCCTCCGCCAAGAGGTGAAATTAGAGGTAAGGGTTATGATGTAATGCCTGCCAACATGATTTCAAAACAAACTTTAACAGCTACACTTAAAGATTTTGATTTCCCAGTTTCGTTTAATGTGGTAAGCTTTAAAGTTAAAGTACCTGGTAAGGCAGTAATGTCTGTAAACGGAAGTTCATTAGCACCAGTAGAGTCCTTAACAAAAGGTCTAAGATCTGGAGATAACGTAGCAATCTTTGATGTTCAGGCAACAGCTCAAGGATTAAGCGGAGTAGTACTTCCTAATATCAGCGGTGTAGTTATTAGTGTACTATAATTAAAAAAAGTTTTATCTGATTGATTTTATATTTCAATACTTATTATGAAAAAGATTATATATAGTTTAATTTGTCTTTCCTCAGCAATGGCTTTTGGACAAAACAGCATTCTGAATGCTAATTCTCCTCAGACATTCAGAGAAGATCGTGAGATCAAGAAAGATAGTATAACACCTCTTAAATATGGATTTATAGAAGATAAAGACATTTTGAGAAGTATGGTTGTATGGGAAATTATTGATATGAACGATAAAATCAATCAGCCTTTCTATCATAATGCTGATGGCTTGGTTTCTCAAAACAAGTCTCTTTATCAAATCTTATTAGATGCTGTTAATTCAGGTAAAATAAAAGAAGTTTATTCTGGTGATGATTTTACAACTAGATTAACCCCGGAAGGTATTGCAGCTGCTACATCTGTTCCAATGGTCGATGATTATTTCACAGAAATAATGAATGCCAATAAGATTGAAG encodes:
- the glmS gene encoding glutamine--fructose-6-phosphate transaminase (isomerizing) produces the protein MCGIVGYTGFRDAYDIVINGLRRLEYRGYDSAGIILESQKGDLEVKKTKGKVDDLVAISKGLKETAKLGMGHTRWATHGIPSDNNSHPHLSNNGKIAIVHNGIIENYDTIKTMLINKEYEFKSETDTEVLVNLIQYFMDKEPTLDFPEAVRYALNEVYGAYAVSVMHEDFPGQLVVARLGSPLAVGIGENEYFVASDASPFVEFTKEAVYLEEGHMATISLESGIDIRTIKENAKIEPAIQELRLNLEQIEKGGYDHFMLKEIFEQPKSIHDTMRGRLLVDEGIIKMAGIWDHLDRLTNAERIIIIACGTSWHAGLIGEYLIEEFARVPVEVEYASEFRYRNPIISSKDVVIAISQSGETADTMAAIKLAKEKGAFVFGICNVVDSSIARYTDAGAYTHAGPEIGVASTKAFTAQLTILSLIAIKLGNHNGNLGKADFMRLITELDAIPKKVEDVLNSVDETVKTIASKFVDATNFLYLGRGYNFPAALEGALKLKEISYIHAEGYPAAEMKHGPIALIDENMPIVIIAPKVGHYDKIVSNVQEIKARKGKVIAIVNKGDTQVSAMADYIIEIPETSECFSPILASIPLQLLSYYIAVARGANVDQPRNLAKSVTVE
- the gldK gene encoding gliding motility lipoprotein GldK: MKRILFILLSTSVIISCSKGGGKGITGNPGIKGELVPRGSSKSFIAERPYGMVPIPGGSFVMGMADQDFASTPEKAMPKTVTVSSFFMDETEVTNAEYRVFINAVRDSIARGLLAEAAGEGGGEEGGNGGSIADYAYASKKTGEDASPYQKFLESQGGRDGYDESKKLDKKVPLTYNTSAYPDEKYAEVLESMYLPAEKRINNERIIDWSKIKYNYQWEDVASAVKDKDRGTKYLKKESIAVYPDTTVWVKDFNYAYNEPLFDQYFWHNAYKEYPVVGVTWDQARAYCDFKTKIKTDYNNSLKKKKQKAMRFRLPTESEWEYAAKGGIQNATYPWGGPYLQDDRGCYLANFKPKRGTYIEDEKKGTYTYTGPVKKFPKNGYGLYDMAGNVAEWTESPYNNSTYEFSSTLNPYLSNQAYREVKKTVRGGSWKDVGYLLMTGYRDWERKDSARSYIGFRTIQDIPAGAGKFTRKTK
- a CDS encoding glycogen/starch synthase; amino-acid sequence: MPNQKILYVTTEMFPYQEETNIGSLVHKMALKMHGGGNDVRVFMPRFGQISERKFQLHEVIRLSGMNIIINDLDQPLIIKVASLPGERLQVYFIDNEEYFKRKQYYFDDEGAPFEDNNERAVFFARGVIETIKKLNWVPDVIHLNGWMSALIPIYLKTYYKDDTYFKDTKIVLSVYNEDDIPLNENTKEILEFDNISGLQSLDKPSFLNFVNASMDYVDVIVKGNEFLEEKLEEAYGKADAEKSDYLNADSIAQVY
- a CDS encoding DUF4270 family protein, encoding MIKIKTLMKLLPFLLMGVIVLNSCEGDLDDLGSQLVEGADGADQAYSIIAYNINNNDVIQSDASKLDSVRIGNFEEDVFGSQKVSYLTQLRLDTYNPDFGKNPVIDSVVLTLKPRYATATDSITTTTNEDYVYPDGSVAAKKVVTTYPVSKYGRTKNGKDKLIVNIKVNEVTDFMGGASDSLSSNKAFAIGSQIGSKSFNGTVNSVVITKDSDGSELLNRSVSMRIKLDSAFFQNKIIAKQGNQVLKDAASFIRYFKGISISVDEPKGYLFSMAPNDAGIVIYYKNDVTATDGTVTRTKAQTTLNLGSGNTHFSHIVFNKSSDYSNAMTAATNVKDLDNPLVPQYTVNPASKIYMQGMGGSSIGLRIPAGTILALKKLYKENKVGIVSAKLRLFNDDITWKNSYRKPSSLIVRQNNETGFLPDMTELASAGYSLIKTANLSTENASYDIGITASLKKIIEDETYDVTKGKDFIVNVGSYLSDASTGLLLGQAYNDRAYNPYRIVLKGTDINNLGNAGEKILNTSKVAQLRIIYTKK
- the panC gene encoding pantoate--beta-alanine ligase, whose product is MQVFYDYNSFSNYINTQKKQGKSIGFAPTMGALHAGHISLYEEARKENNIVISSIFVNPTQFNNPEDLEKYPRTIEDDIKKLENSKLVDAVYIPRVEDIYPNGMERKRYNFGGIENEMEGAARPGHFDGVGTVVEELFRQVQPDNAYFGEKDFQQLKIIEKLVEVLDLKIKIHGVKIHREENGLAMSSRNMRLSETEKETSSLIYKSLKQVNDWTKTLNVYEIKERVEKIFNQGEMDLEYFIIADEETLKEVDSLSENKNYRAFIVVNVGSVRLIDNLHLD
- the gldL gene encoding gliding motility protein GldL, producing MFKTKESITNFVYSFGAAIVILGALFKMTHWHVGPITGNVALAAGLITEAIIFLFFAFDPPVKEEHYAWENVYPELLDESAERQPRKVVAKVENKELEVSLSDKLDKMLVDAKLDVSLFERLRGGIDKFSSSVDQINQTVDVSASTHKYNEQLNLAASHLESMNALYALQLEQGQKQSEFSKKYVEDIQKSAAQSEKFNEELQGLTSNLNSLNRVYGGMLSAMKS
- the gldM gene encoding gliding motility protein GldM, which translates into the protein MAGGKQTPRQKMINLMYLVFIAMLAMQIDQEIIRSYKDTNQSLTDTRLTVQDKNDKIFKKTLEAKAVSSPETYGPLLDQYKGLEGKTNELVNFIEDLKTKMSTEAEYNPTLAVEESFTALNNTEPATNNFFKDGDEKNPSKTATDLQAKINGLRDFIVSSFGANPQLKDVAERAKKTLVADFPKGDKRAAKGWIQYKFYNQPLVAALSNLEVIQSEARNLQSDAITSMLQEKVDADIKFDAYEALVSGPSSVMKGEPAQIKVAIGTFASSVPGLSITGAQVVNGQGVITPNTGSTGEQKFQGTITFNDKNGKAHSLPYAHTLNVVSGAEALKEQSGAILAADKMNVLYRGLSNPVSGSILGADLSATTLSAAGASVSGSSGKWNVTPGAGNEVTLTIAGKSPSGKTISQPFKFRVKNIPPPRGEIRGKGYDVMPANMISKQTLTATLKDFDFPVSFNVVSFKVKVPGKAVMSVNGSSLAPVESLTKGLRSGDNVAIFDVQATAQGLSGVVLPNISGVVISVL